In Halomarina salina, one DNA window encodes the following:
- a CDS encoding helix-turn-helix domain-containing protein: MDPDPSPNQFRELMVDEAPSFADVLACVFGVQHHESETYLTLLDNPGTTVAELAEVVDRDRSNVNRSLSTLREKGLAERRRRLLDGGGHVYQYTATPLDEAKGMMHETLDEWSAYVHDRIDEYGE, translated from the coding sequence ATGGACCCGGACCCGAGTCCGAACCAGTTCCGCGAACTGATGGTCGACGAAGCGCCGTCGTTCGCCGACGTCCTCGCCTGCGTCTTCGGCGTCCAGCACCACGAGTCCGAGACGTACCTCACGTTGCTCGACAACCCCGGTACGACCGTCGCCGAACTCGCCGAGGTGGTCGACCGCGACCGCTCGAACGTCAACCGATCGCTGTCGACGCTGCGCGAGAAGGGCCTCGCCGAACGCCGACGCCGCCTCCTCGACGGGGGCGGCCACGTCTACCAGTACACCGCGACGCCGCTCGACGAGGCGAAGGGGATGATGCACGAGACGCTCGACGAGTGGTCGGCGTACGTTCACGACCGCATCGACGAGTACGGCGAGTAG
- the thrC gene encoding threonine synthase — MADLDLSTETPETADDGVWLACIECGETFAPFEEVIYTCSECGGLLEARYEEYPTFADFGDGDGDTARPTVADGDSLGVWRYSAALPFEEGVSLPEGDTPLYEAPRLEEDLGVRNLRIKHEGMNPTGSFKDRGMTVGVRVAQELGVDRLACASTGNTSAALAAYGGRAGLETLVLLPTGKVAAGKVAQAALHGARILEVDGNFDSCLDIVQDLANRDEAYLLNSLNPFRLEGQKTIGYEILERFYAEEGRFPDRIVLPVGNAGNTAALYKVFRELVEADALAPGDVPKLTGVQAEGAAPMVEAVEEGNDEVRRWDEVETIATAIRIGNPVNAPKALPGIRETDGTAVAVSDDEITDAQRALAAEGIGVEPASAASVAGLRRLREDEVVDAGEDVVCLTTGHLLKDPDAAAAAGSDPEPVANDTDAVLAHLEGRSSSIVGRLRRRLP, encoded by the coding sequence ATGGCAGACCTGGACCTCTCGACGGAGACGCCCGAGACGGCCGACGACGGCGTCTGGCTGGCCTGCATCGAGTGCGGCGAGACGTTCGCGCCGTTCGAGGAGGTAATCTACACCTGTTCCGAGTGCGGCGGCCTGCTGGAGGCGCGCTACGAGGAGTACCCGACGTTCGCCGACTTCGGCGACGGTGACGGCGACACCGCCCGCCCGACCGTCGCCGACGGCGACAGCCTCGGCGTCTGGCGATACAGCGCAGCGCTCCCGTTCGAGGAGGGCGTCTCGCTCCCCGAGGGCGACACGCCGCTGTACGAGGCCCCGCGACTGGAGGAGGACCTCGGCGTCCGCAACCTCCGCATCAAACACGAGGGGATGAACCCGACGGGGAGTTTCAAGGACCGCGGGATGACCGTGGGCGTCCGCGTCGCCCAGGAACTCGGCGTCGACCGCCTCGCCTGCGCGTCGACGGGCAACACGAGCGCCGCACTGGCGGCGTACGGTGGGCGGGCGGGGCTGGAGACGCTCGTCCTGCTCCCCACCGGGAAGGTCGCCGCCGGGAAGGTCGCACAAGCGGCCCTCCACGGCGCGCGCATCCTGGAGGTCGACGGGAACTTCGACTCCTGTCTCGACATCGTGCAGGACCTCGCGAACCGCGACGAGGCGTACCTGCTGAACTCGCTGAACCCCTTCCGACTGGAGGGTCAGAAGACCATCGGCTACGAGATTCTCGAACGGTTCTACGCCGAGGAGGGCAGGTTCCCCGACCGCATCGTCCTGCCGGTGGGTAACGCGGGCAACACCGCCGCGCTGTACAAGGTGTTCCGCGAACTCGTCGAAGCCGACGCGCTCGCCCCCGGCGACGTGCCGAAACTCACCGGCGTCCAGGCCGAGGGAGCCGCGCCGATGGTCGAGGCCGTCGAGGAGGGTAACGACGAGGTGCGGCGCTGGGACGAGGTGGAGACCATCGCCACGGCCATCCGCATCGGCAACCCGGTCAATGCGCCGAAGGCCCTGCCGGGTATCCGCGAGACCGACGGTACGGCCGTCGCCGTCTCCGACGACGAGATAACCGACGCCCAGCGGGCGCTCGCGGCCGAGGGTATCGGCGTCGAACCGGCCAGCGCCGCGAGCGTGGCGGGCCTCCGCCGACTCCGCGAGGACGAGGTGGTCGACGCGGGCGAGGACGTGGTCTGTCTCACGACGGGGCACCTGCTGAAGGACCCCGACGCGGCCGCGGCCGCC